The following proteins are encoded in a genomic region of Streptococcus gwangjuense:
- the ilvC gene encoding ketol-acid reductoisomerase yields MAVQMEYEKDVKVAALDGKKIAVIGYGSQGHAHAQNLRDSGRDVIIGVRPGKSFDKAKEDGFDTYTVAEATKLADVIMILAPDEIQQELYEAEIAPNLEAGNAVGFAHGFNIHFEFIKVPADVDVFMCAPKGPGHLVRRTYEEGFGVPALYAVYQDATGNAKNIAMDWCKGVGAARVGLLETTYKEETEEDLFGEQAVLCGGLTALIEAGFEVLTEAGYAPELAYFEVLHEMKLIVDLIYEGGFKKMRQSISNTAEYGDYVSGPRVITEQVKENMKAVLADIQNGKFANDFVNDYKAGRPKLTAYREQAANLEIEKVGAELRKAMPFVGKNDDDAFKIYN; encoded by the coding sequence ATGGCAGTTCAAATGGAATATGAAAAAGATGTTAAAGTAGCAGCACTTGACGGTAAAAAAATCGCCGTTATTGGTTATGGTTCGCAAGGACATGCGCATGCTCAAAACTTGCGTGATTCAGGTCGCGATGTCATCATCGGTGTACGTCCAGGTAAATCTTTTGACAAAGCAAAAGAAGATGGATTTGACACTTACACAGTAGCAGAAGCTACTAAATTGGCTGACGTTATCATGATTTTGGCACCAGACGAAATCCAACAAGAATTGTACGAAGCAGAAATCGCTCCAAACTTGGAAGCTGGAAATGCAGTTGGATTTGCTCATGGTTTCAATATCCACTTTGAGTTTATCAAAGTTCCTGCGGATGTAGATGTCTTTATGTGTGCTCCTAAAGGACCAGGACACTTGGTGCGTCGTACTTATGAAGAAGGATTTGGTGTTCCAGCTCTTTATGCAGTATACCAAGATGCAACAGGAAATGCGAAAAACATTGCTATGGACTGGTGTAAAGGTGTTGGAGCAGCCCGTGTAGGTCTTCTTGAAACAACTTACAAAGAAGAAACTGAAGAAGATTTGTTTGGTGAACAAGCTGTACTTTGTGGTGGTTTGACTGCCCTTATCGAAGCAGGTTTCGAAGTCTTGACAGAAGCAGGTTACGCTCCAGAATTGGCTTACTTTGAAGTTCTTCACGAAATGAAATTGATCGTTGACTTGATCTACGAAGGTGGATTCAAGAAAATGCGTCAATCTATTTCAAATACTGCTGAGTACGGTGACTATGTATCAGGTCCACGTGTGATTACTGAGCAAGTTAAAGAAAATATGAAAGCTGTCTTGGCAGACATCCAAAATGGTAAATTTGCAAATGACTTTGTAAATGACTATAAAGCTGGACGTCCAAAATTGACTGCTTACCGTGAACAAGCAGCTAACCTTGAAATTGAAAAAGTTGGTGCAGAATTGCGTAAAGCAATGCCATTTGTTGGTAAAAATGACGATGATGCATTCAAAATCTATAACTAA